The following nucleotide sequence is from Strix uralensis isolate ZFMK-TIS-50842 chromosome 15, bStrUra1, whole genome shotgun sequence.
TTCCCTGGTTGTTGTCTCTGTGAGCCACATTGGAGTTTGATGAACAGGAGAAGGTTGGAAATCAACATCATTGATGATAAAATCGTGGAAACTGCAATGGCTATGCCTGCAAATACCGTCTCATAGCCTTCAGCAAAGCTAAAGCTAAGACTCATtgagaaagcaaaaaatccaGCGAGAGCCCAGGACATCCCACTCACAATGCCTGATAAGTGCTTTGGGCGGTGACACCGGTACCAGATTGGGAAGAAGACAGAGATACACCGCTCCACGCTGATTGTTGTCAGGAGACCCAGGCTGCTAAGGTCAAAGAAGTGGCACAGAAATTCAACTATACACACAAAATCTATGTAGGAAGGAATAAAATTAGACAAATAAGAACAATTTGATATTAAGTACAAAAATGCCAATATGAGCATAAAAaacaggagaagcagagagaagtCAGCAACAGCTAGATTTAGGAAGTAGACCGTGAAAGGGTTCTGCTTCATGTGGAAGCCCAGGAACCACATGACTATCCCGTTCCCCGCAAGTCCACAGAGAGAAATCCCCATAGAGACACCTGCAAAGACTATTAATCCATAAGGTGTTCTTaagcattcattttttaaaatttcccaaTAGTCCACATGCCCAGAAGTCATGTAAATCAGAGAGGGGTCTGTTGTGTTGGTCTCATCCATGGTGACTGACCCTCCTCTGGGTGGCCgccttctccctctcccaccacctcctaggagagacaaggaaggagaaggaaatgagGGGCACTGGTGCTCCCAGCACTCCTCACCTTTCCCCACACCCCACACCAGCCCCAGGCTGCACCAGGAAGGACCCCGTCCCCTGCCGTGCCCAGCACAGGCTCCCACCcctccagccctgtccctggCCAGGAGGCATCTCCCACGTGCCCGTCCCTGGTCTCTTACCTCCTGGTGCTCCAAGGAACAGTGTTACCGCAGGAGCTCCAGCACACGGGGCCTCAGCAGGGTTAGGCTTGGCACGAGAAAGAGGGTGGTGATGGCTGCCGGGATAACCCTGCTCTTCTGTGGCCCTGTCTCTCGTGCCTGAGGAGCAGTCCTTTGCCCAGAGATCACGGCCCGTGGTCAGGAGACTCCCCTCACAATCTCATCACATCAGTGGCAGCTTCCCCTCACATGTCCCATGGACAGTGATCTTGTCAGTAGGGGTTGGCCACGTCACCCCCCTCCTCTCCACCCCCAAGTTTTTCACCAAGAGGTACTGATCTGTTATGGTCCTGTTAAGAAAGGCCCTCAGACTCCATAAAGTATCATTTTAAATGCCATTTACTAGATCTAAAAGTATGAAGGAGAGAAAGGATAGCACAGATAATCCTATGTCCCTTCAGGTGCCCAGGTCTTGAAGCATCAGACAGACCTCTGCTCAGTGCAGATCCTGTCCATGGAAAGGTTACCCCCTTATGCTCATTTGAGCTATTACAGGACtttcttaagaaagaaaacattgcatTCTGCTGTCAAACAAAAAGGACATTCACATGACAACCCTTGCAGCAGTCTTAGATAAAGGCAAGAACACGCAGGTGGCGTAATCACCATCACCCAGTGGGATCTGCCTGCTGGCTCCTCCATGACCATTTGTCCCATGGCCGAGGGAGAtgcacagcatggcacagcacaggcCTGGGACTACTCGGGTTGAGTGTTTTGTGGATCACTAACTCCCTGATGTATAATGGTCTTCTGGTCATGATCTCTACACCCCTGTCCTCCAACTTCAGCTTGCCATGCCAGGGTCTCCTGGGTGTTGTGGTGCGAAGCTGGTGGTGGAAGACTTCCCCTAGCTCTCTTCTGTTCCTTTGTTATTCCTGCAGCTTGCATCGCCAAGGGGATGGTGGGGAAGAGATTTCACAGGGCAAGAGGAAGGCAGAAAGATGAGAATGAGTGAGATAAGCCAAGGACCATCAACCACAAGGATGAACCAGCAGAAACCCCTTGGAAGTCCCTGACAGTCCCATGGCCTTAatattccttcttcttcccatcaTTCTTCATATGCAGAACTACTTCTGGTCATGcccatcccttcccctccccaccaagCCTCATCATACACCCACTGCCTGAACCTGGGATGCCACCAGAGTCCCCTCAACAGCAGCCAGTGAGGCAGAGGACTGGCCTTGTTTCAGCTTGCGATGAGAAATCACCAATATTCAGATACAGAACAGCACGAGGGCTTTGCCCACTGCCTCTAATCACATCCCTGACACGCATGTGTCTGCTCTGAGATTACATTTTGTAGGGTACATAGTGCTGTAAATGTGCTTTTATCTACAAGTGGTTCCTGTCAAACAATCTCATCATTTAACATCACAGGGACTAGCattctcagtgattttttttctctccatctttcatGTGTTTTCCATCTTTTGAATACCTCTTCTTGAGAGTTGTTGCCTATGCTTGTCATCCCCAAGACAGAAGTCCTCCAAGGATGACCTTTGTTTTCATGTGGTGAACACACAGTAATGAACAAGGTCCACAGGCTCTTCAGGGGTCCAGACTGGAGCTGCATGAGCTGGGGCCAGAGATAAACTTGAAACAAGGCTAGAGCACAGGCTCAAGGTCCATCCATGAGAGGGGGATGGAGATGGATCTTCAGAGAGGTCCAAATCCTGCATAGCTCAGGCCAAGCAAGGCAGGACTCTGCAAAAGGGATTGCAAAAATGGGCAAGTCAATGGATCCTGACAGGTGATGGGGGAATTAGTGGTGTAGAGAATAAGACATAGGGTAAAATTACAATTTGGAGAATGAGAAAGAAGGAGACtaagaaagagagaatgaaagagagagagatggagagaaagaagcagagaaagaaaataagaaagcaagaaaagaagggagaaaggaaaaaaggaagagagagaatgggagagaaaaagaaaaacagagaaaatgaactgTCTCCACAGTGCTGATGGATGGGGCTTGGAGACACGAGAACCTGCAGCTAAAATCCCATCTGCAGCCCCATGTAGCCCACAGACACAACCTCTAAGGTGACACGCCTGGGGATTTTCATCCGAGGCAGTGGGTGAAGCCCTTATGCTGGTGTGTGTCCACACACGGGTGATTTCCCAGTGTGGAGggtctcctgctccagcaccaggTACACACAGCAAAAGCCAGAAGCCCCTCACGTGGTGGGACGATGCTGAAGGATGgcgggaggagaggaggggggtgACGTGGCCAACCCCTACTGACAAGATCGCTGTCCATGGGACATGTGAGGGGAAGCTGCCGCCGATGTGATGAGATTGTGAGGAGTCTCCTGACCACGGGCCGTGATCTGTGGGCAAAGGTCTTGTCCATCAGGTGCAAGGGAGGAAGCTGAAGCACAGAGGGGTGTCCCCGACAGCCATCATCAGCCCCTTTCTCGTGCCAAGCCTGGCCCTGCCGAGGCCCCGTGTGCTGGAGCTCCTGCGGTAACACTGTTCCTTGGAGCACCAGGAGGTAAGAGACCAGGGACGGGCACGTGGGAGATGCCTC
It contains:
- the LOC141950395 gene encoding mas-related G-protein coupled receptor member H-like → MDETNTTDPSLIYMTSGHVDYWEILKNECLRTPYGLIVFAGVSMGISLCGLAGNGIVMWFLGFHMKQNPFTVYFLNLAVADFSLLLLFFMLILAFLYLISNCSYLSNFIPSYIDFVCIVEFLCHFFDLSSLGLLTTISVERCISVFFPIWYRCHRPKHLSGIVSGMSWALAGFFAFSMSLSFSFAEGYETVFAGIAIAVSTILSSMMLISNLLLFIKLQCGSQRQQPGKLYVVVLLSVIFFFAFAIPFSVEVFLNLPSSHELLPEKTTFLLALLNCSINPVIYFLVGSWRQCRFQGSMKVALRRVFEEKVVSKKETHVPEDTVVGTSLQGPDEEETLADTRGMEAWGHVALLSRARSLCPGCTPHCRDSQYSGPSE